A region of Fusarium keratoplasticum isolate Fu6.1 chromosome 6, whole genome shotgun sequence DNA encodes the following proteins:
- a CDS encoding LisH domain-containing protein, with protein sequence MAMNPNVNMANMNPMGGPVGGAPMPMMNNGAMNPQAAAAAAAAAASRQQQANDNQRSILNTYIYEYFIRMGMFDCARSLLSSDQQVNVLKDGANRRRDENGNLINGVGDDPMDTDSKDDIDAKLPDDLPPPKLPMPASDTSFLYEWFSVFWDIYYAQRAKSNNNTINQYVAHTQQQSRLKQNHQQELLRQMRPDMAQQQYQMMRNMQNGNMAAMNMKQPLVRTAMANANNPQMQMVQQAKQNQMQRDPSGMDGRDRPSSPASGENAPSPSKRQRLEGGPFNPNQPGAMMPNGRPGQGMPGQQMPGGPNVAAAQQMLTANGINPNTLHPQQLQTFVNAPPAAQQKSIATYSQNLQQHHGTQMGGNKMPNAPQGQGSPMMAQGPDGTALNAFYNPGEMGGPGGMRPGPNGPQTAGGSNHALQDYQMQLMLLEQQNKKRLMMARQEQDTIGNGMPREGGPGQPGGPPGPNGQFPDTSPQAMRAGASPNPAEQMKRGTPQMNNSGIPSPVPEGGQSRGSPNPAMNFMNNHVEPGMAPHFFKGMEGNMAGQPPMNGNMRPPSSHPGQPFNGQMTPQMMAQARQQQAQQGQPGQGPQWQQGPNGQMVPQQMQQASPQIQGTPQQRSMPPPQAPPANNANNRTTASPQQPAAAPPTPSQTNKAAPKKKESKAAKDKRTAAQKKSNPNLNNAGATPSGDNNDQQETPTPATPINANANLKNGQAGQNNQPTTAPAPAAPAAATSAPPAPPVAPQGHDPNQNMAMDNTFGGMFDMGPSMELANPIDGSNVLNDFDFDSFLHDNDGDNGAFAFPEAFSMDNEIGAD encoded by the exons atggccatgaatCCAAAcgtcaacatggccaacatgAACCCCATGGGCGGCCCTGTTGGCGGTgcccccatgcccatgatgaACAACGGCGCCATGAACCCccaggctgctgctgccgctgccgccgccgccgcgtctcgccagcagcaagcaAATGATAACCAGCGCAGTATTCTCAACACATACATCTACGAGTACTTTATCCGCATGGGCATGTTCGACTGTGCCCGTTCGCTTCTGTCGAGCGACCAGCAGGTCAACGTGCTCAAGGACGGCGCGAACCGCCGTCGCGACGAGAACGGCAATCTCATTAACGGCGTCGGCGACGACCCCATGGACACCGACTCCAAGGACGATATCGACGCCAAGCTGCCCGACGATCTGCCTCCGCCGAAGCTGCCCATGCCCGCCTCCGACACCTCCTTCCTCTACGAGTGGTTCTCTGTCTTCTGGGACATATACTACGCGCAGCGCGCCAagagcaacaacaacactaTTAACCAATATGTTGCGCACACCCAG CAACAGTCCCGGCTAAAGCAGAATCATCAGCAGGAACTTCTGCGCCAGATGCGACCAGACATGGCCCAACAACAATACCAAATGATGCGAAATATGCAGAATGGCAACATGGCTGCCATGAACATGAAGCAGCCTCTTGTCCGCACCGCCATGGCTAACGCCAACAA CCCTCAAATGCAGATGGTCCAGCAGGCCAAGCAGAACCAGATGCAACGAGACCCTTCCGGCATGGACGGCCGAGACAGACCCTCGTCTCCGGCTTCTGGGGAGAACGCTCCGTCGCCGTCCAAGAGACAACGTCTCGAAGGTGGCCCTTTCAACCCCAACCAGCCCGGCGCCATGATGCCTAATGGCCGTCCTGGTCAGGGCATGCCTGGACAGCAGATGCCCGGCGGTCCTAACGTCGCCGCCGCTCAGCAGATGCTTACCgccaatggcatcaaccCCAACACGCTACACCCGCAGCAGCTGCAGACATTTGTAAATGCTCCTCCCGCCGCCCAGCAAAAATCGATCGCCACTTACTCTCAGAAcctccagcagcatcacGGAACCCAGATGGGGGGCAACAAGATGCCTAATGCCCCTCAAGGACAGGGGTCACCGATGATGGCTCAGGGCCCCGACGGAACTGCTCTCAACGCATTCTACAACCCGGGTGAGATGGGTGGCCCAGGTGGCATGCGGCCGGGACCTAACGGTCCTCAGACTGCCGGGGGCAGTAACCATGCCCTCCAGGACTATCAGATGCAGTTGATGCtccttgagcagcagaaTAAGAAGCGACTCATGATGGCTAGGCAGGAGCAGGATACTATCGGCAACGGTATGCCCAGAGAAGGCGGCCCCGGCCAACCAGGTGGCCCTCCAGGACCTAACGGACAATTCCCAGACACATCTCCTCAGGCCATGCGAGCCGGCGCCTCACCCAACCCTGCTGAGCAGATGAAGCGCGGCACACCCCAGATGAACAATTCTGGCATTCCTTCACCTGTCCCCGAGGGCGGCCAGTCTCGCGGCTCTCCCAACCCGGCGATGAACTTCATGAACAACCATGTGGAACCTGGTATGGCACCTCACTTCTTTAAGGGAATGGAGGGCAACATGGCTGGCCAACCACCTATGAACGGTAACATGCGACCTCCCAGCTCGCATCCTGGTCAGCCTTTCAACGGACAGATGACGCCGCAGATGATGGCACAGGCACGTCAACAACAGGCCCAGCAGGGTCAGCCAGGACAAGGACCTCAATGGCAACAGGGACCCAATGGCCAGATGGTGCCTCAGCAGATGCAACAGGCCAGCCCTCAAATTCAAGGAACGCCCCAACAGCGATcaatgcctcctcctcaggcaCCACCAGCGAACAACGCCAACAACCGGACGACTGCTTCGCCTCAACAACCAGCGGCTGCTCCGCCTACCCCTAGTCAGACTAACAAGGCAGcacccaagaagaaggaatccaaggcggccaaggacaag CGTACTGCTGCTCAGAAGAAGTCGAATCCCAACCTCAACAATGCGGGTGCTACTCCCTCTGGCGACAACAACGACCAACAAGAGACGCCCACCCCCGCAACTCccatcaacgccaacgccaacctcaagaacGGACAGGCTGGACAGAACAACCAGCCTACCACAGCACCTGCCCCTGCTGCTCCCGCGGCTGCAACCAgtgctcctccagctccgccAGTGGCTCCTCAGGGCCACGACCCTAACCAAAACATGGCCATGGATAACACCTTTGGCGGCATG TTTGATATGGGTCCTAGCATGGAGCTGGCAAATCCTATTGACGGCAGTAACGTGCTCAacgactttgactttgactCGTTCCTCCACGATAATGACGGAGACAACGGGGCTTTTGCCTTCCCGGAGGCGTTCTCAATGGACAACGAGATTGGAGCGGATTAA
- a CDS encoding Trafficking protein particle complex subunit BET3, translated as MSASKASRNLEVRENRPIISANVCLTWNHRTRIDKVNAELVTLTYGTIVAQLCKDYESDYVEVNKQLDKMGYNIGLRLIEDYLAKSNTMKRCANFRETAEMIARVGFKIFLNITPQVTNWTSDNDQFSLVFEENPLADFVELPDDGRAQDQLWYSNILCGVLRGALEMVQMQVEAHFISDILRGNDSTEMRVSLIRYIDDELPPEDD; from the exons ATGTCGGCCAGCAAAGCGTCCCGC AATCTGGAAGTACGCGAAAACCGACCGATCATTAGCGCAAATGTTTGTCTGACTTGGAACCACAGAACCCGAATCGACAAGGTCAATGCTGAGCTGGTCACATTAACATACGGAACCATCGTCGCACAACTCTGCAAAGACTACGAGAGCGACTATGTCGAGGTCAACAAGCAGCTCGACAAGATGGGTTACAATATTGGGCTGCGGCTCATTGAGGACTACCTTGCCAAGTCCAATACCATGAAGCGATGCGCCAACTTCCGCgagacggccgagatgatTGCTCGT GTCGGATTCAAGATCTTCCTCAACATTACCCCCCAAGTTACAAATTGGACGAGCGACAACGACCAGTTCTCACTTGTGTTTGAAGAGAACCCATTGGCCGACTTTGTCGAACTTCCCGACGACGGGCGAGCACAAGATCAACTCTGGTACTCCAACATCCTGTGTGGCGTACTCCGTGGGGCTCTAGAGATGGTGCAGATGCAAGTGGAGGCTCACTTTATCAGTGATATTCTCAGGGGCAACGACAGCACCGAGATGAGGGTTTCGCTGATTCGATACATCGACGACGAGCTGCCGCCTGAGGATGACTGA
- a CDS encoding Cellulase — MRSSTLIALVGPLAVHAASGNGHSTRYWDCCKPSCSWSGKASVSAPALTCDKNDNPISDANAKSGCDGGSAFACTNYSPFAVNDNLAYGFAATKLAGGSESTWCCACYALTFTTGPVKGKTMVVQSTNTGGDLGENHFDLQMPGGGVGIFDGCSSQFGGSGLGGAQYGGISSRSDCDKFPELLKDGCYWRFDWFQNADNPDFTFEQVQCPKALTDISGCVRNDDSSFPAYKGDTSSSGSTGGSKASTSKAAVQSQKTQAPATEQKSTKVQQPSNPQTQVQNSASNPQKTQVQNSASKPQQTQAPVKEPATPKTTKVGASKTRSGCSVPKKTKQTAQATAKASATKSAPATAQSAVAAWYQCGGSKSAYPNGNLPCASGSTCVQHNEYYAQCVPN; from the exons ATGCGATCCTCTACTCTTATTGCCCTGGTCGGCCCTCTCGCCGTGCACGCCGCTTCTGGAAACGGCCACTCGACTCGATACTGGGACTGCTGCAagccttcttgctcttggagcGGCAAGGCCTCCGTCAGCGCTCCCGCCTTGACCTGCGACAAGAACGATAACCCCATCTCTGATGCCAACGCCAAGAGCGGTTGTGATGGCGGTTCTGCTTTCGCCTGCACCAACTACTCTCCCTTCGCCGTCAACGACAACCTCGCCTACGGTTTCGCTGCCACCAAACTCGCTGGAGGCTCCGAGTCTACCTGGTGCTGCGCTTGCTATGC TCTCACCTTCACTACTGGTCCCGTGAAGGGCAAGACCATGGTTGTCCAGTCCACCAACACCGGAGGCGACCTCGGTGAGAACCACTTCGATCTCCAGATGCccggtggtggtgtcggtATCTTCGATGGCTGCTCCTCCCAGTTCGGCGGCAGCGGCCTCGGCGGTGCTCAGTACGGTGGTATCTCTTCCCGAAGCGACTGCGACAAGTTCcccgagctcctcaaggacgGTTGCTACTGGCGTTTCGACTGGTTCCAGAACGCCGACAACCCCGACTTCACCTTTGAGCAGGTCCAGTGCCCCAAGGCTCTCACCGACATCAGCGGCTGCGTCCGCAACGACGACTCGAGCTTCCCTGCTTACAAGGGCGACACCTCGTCCTCCGGCAGCACCGGTGGCAGCAAGGCCTCCacctccaaggctgccgtCCAGTCCCAGAAGACTCAGGCCCCCGCCACTGAGCAGAAGTCCACCAAGGTCCAGCAGCCCTCTAACCCCCAGACCCAGGTCCAGAACTCTGCTTCCAACCCTCAGAAGACTCAGGTCCAGAACTCTGCTTCTAAGCCCCAGCAGACCCAAGCTCCCGTGAAAGAGCCTGCGACTcccaagaccaccaaggTCGGTGCCTCCAAGACCCGATCTGGCTGCTCCGTCCCCAAGAAGACTAAACAGACTGCTCAGGCCACCGCCAAGGCCTCGGCCACCAAGTCGGCTCCCGCCACCGCTCAGTCCGCCGTCGCTGCCTGGTACCAGTGCGGCGGTTCCAAGTCCGCCTACCCCAACGGCAACCTCCCCTGTGCTTCCGGCAGCACCTGCGTCCAGCACAACGAGTACTACGCTCAGTGCGTCCCCAACTAA